acgacacgactgtgcacttgcagttatcatatttatagacacgtaaagtcgcgatcagtaagcttccataaaagataataatttataaccggccgagttgtcgaccagtctgtcAATGTTAGGAAAAGGGTAAGCATCTTTGGGACAAGTACTATTAACATCGTTATAGtcaacgcacattctccattttccattagattttttaaatagtacaacgtttgagagccaagttgaatacttggcctcggaaataaaatttgcctctaggaggtcttttataGCTTTCTcagcagcctccgctttctcgggagactgcctacgcctacgttgaactactgccttcgcggttggatcaatggagaggtggtggcagaagatctcagggtcgagtccgggcattttaGCTGCGCTCCATGCGAACAGGTCAGCGTTGGCTCGAAGGCATGCTACGAGTTGCTTCCTCGGTAGATCCGGGATGTCTTTGCCGATCTTCACCGCCTTGTCGGGGTTTTCGCCCAGCGGGACGAGCTCGAAGTCGCCGTCCGGAATTGGTCAAACAGGGTGGGTTGTCCTCGGTTGCGGCTCTTCGCCGTTCTTCCGTTCTTCTTTTGTAAAACGGGCGTCGAGGTCGATTGAGCTGACATTGGTCGGTTGCTGCAGGTCTTCCCGAGCTGGCTTGTCTTCGGCCCGTGGCTTCTTGTTGGCGCTAGAAGGAGGGGTGATCAGCTGTAGTCCCTTCATCGACGCGTCGAATATCCTTCTGGCCGCTTcgatgtcggcgttgatggtggctacTCGTCCCCTTTTCGTGTAGAACTTTATCTTGAGGTGCACGGTTGAGGGAACGATCGTGAGTTCGGCTAGAGTGGGCTGTCCGgtgatgcagttgtagagggttttgcagtcgatcaccaaaaaTCGTGTCTTGACCTGTCTGGAAGCCTCTCCTTCCCCGAAAATGACgatcagctcgacgtaaccccaagGTTTGGTGGTGGTTCCGTTGAAGCCCTGGAGGTCAGAGCCCACATATGGAGTGAGGTGGGAGTCGTCCAGCTTGAGGGTTTtgaagaggtgggagtacatgatgtcgactgaGCTTCCCTCGTCGATCAGGATCCGACGGACGTCAAAGTTAGCCATCCTTGCTCGGACGAGCAGGGGAATCGTGGCATTTGGGGCTCCGCCCGGGAGTTCTTCGAGGTAGAAGGTTATCAGATCTGATTTTCCCTTGAATTTCTGGAGGGTTGGACCGAGGTCTGAGTTGGCGCTGATGAGCTCGTCAAACATCCTCTTTACCGAGCTGATCGTGAGAGAGCCCGGATCTCCGCCGTTAGAGATGACCACGGCGGTCGGGAATCCTTCCCATGGGCTCAGGGCGGAGGTCACTCCGACCGAGGGTATGAAGTCTTCTGGTCGGGTGACAGATAGGGCAACCTGTAGTGGTCTGTCATCTGGTGAATTATCCTCGTCAGAAGTCCCTTGCCCTTCTCGCCGGGAAGTCTCTCCTTTCTTCGTATACTTGGAGAGATGACCTTCTTTGATTAGAGTCTCGATGGCATCTTTCAGATGTATGCACTCGTCGGTTAGGTGCCCATGACTCAtgtggtacttgcagtatttggacttgtcAGTCCCCGGTCTGGTGGGATTTGGCTTCGGGGGTCGAACGTTGGAGTTTTTGAACTCTGTGTTTTTGCACTCGGTCAAAATGCGCTCGCGAGAAGTGATCAGCGAGGTGTAGTCGTTGAACCGACCAGCTGGTCCTCTCTGCTCCTTAGTGTCACGGGGCCTGTCGTCTTTTCTCTTTTCGTTGCCTCGGCGAGAAAGAGAATAGTCTTGGCTTGAACTACGGGTAGCGTCGTTACCTCTCGAGCATTTCTTCACGGTTGCTTTGCCTTCCTCATAGGCGATGTAGGCTTGAGCTTTGAGCAGAAAGGCGTCCATGGTGCGTACTTTCTCGATTTTGATAGCTttcttgaagtcactgccggggaggAGTCCCCGTTCCAGGAGGTA
The Vicia villosa cultivar HV-30 ecotype Madison, WI linkage group LG6, Vvil1.0, whole genome shotgun sequence genome window above contains:
- the LOC131613981 gene encoding uncharacterized protein LOC131613981, whose product is MDAFLLKAQAYIAYEEGKATVKKCSRGNDATRSSSQDYSLSRRGNEKRKDDRPRDTKEQRGPAGRFNDYTSLITSRERILTECKNTEFKNSNVRPPKPNPTRPGTDKSKYCKYHMSHGHLTDECIHLKDAIETLIKEGHLSKYTKKGETSRREGQGTSDEDNSPDDRPLQVALSVTRPEDFIPSVGVTSALSPWEGFPTAVVISNGGDPGSLTISSVKRMFDELISANSDLGPTLQKFKGKSDLITFYLEELPGGAPNATIPLLVRARMANFDVRRILIDEGSSVDIMYSHLFKTLKLDDSHLTPYVGSDLQGFNGTTTKPWGYVELIVIFGEGEASRQVKTRFLVIDCKTLYNCITGQPTLAELTIVPSTVHLKIKFYTKRGRVATINADIEAARRIFDASMKGLQLITPPSSANKKPRAEDKPAREDLQQPTNVSSIDLDARFTKEERKNGEEPQPRTTHPV